Genomic segment of Arachis hypogaea cultivar Tifrunner chromosome 16, arahy.Tifrunner.gnm2.J5K5, whole genome shotgun sequence:
tatattatattatattatattaaattaagataagtaatgaaagaaaaacatatattttcgtatttatatacataaattttatatttattatatttatatacaaaaattttaatgttgTTTCATAAATATTTATGCTTACACAATaggttttatttaaaagaaaatttgtatccttttaaaattaattacaaacttgttttactttttgtaattaaattaaaattttaattcaaattaaataaattcaatataaaaagatattttagtcttttaaattacttctaaaaaatattttttttttaattctttaaactctttattttttgcttttgtcataattttataatgatttaacatcactcaaaaaataaaataaatttatattaaaacaataaaattaaaacgtTTTAGTCCAAAAAAAGTtttaatactttttttcttttttttttaattatagattattaaaattttatataattttagagTGCTAAATCACCTGTCTACCATATATTATTGGCCTAAAACTGAAAATAGAATAGATTCTAATTTTCCAGGTGAATGCAAAAACTAAGTTAAGATGATAAATAAATTGAGCATGATCGCTCGTGATACGAGAGTAGTTAAGATGATAAATAGATTGAGCATGATCGCTCGTGATACGGGAGTTCTCTCCAGTTAGCGAAGGAATCACATCTTTGCTTTCGATTTTATATGTTCTACcttctaatatttttatgttgCAACAAAAGTAAAATATTTGTACTTTTTTAAAccggataagtattgttttagtCCCTAAcattgagggtcagaatcgaaactgTCCCTGATATAATTTTTGATTTAGAATCGTTCTTAAtgttgcatttcattttaaaaccattctttctaataatttttttttctaaatgacaAAAATACCTTTTTCTTACCATTTCATTCTTCATTCttcatgttcttcttcttcctgaAGAACAAATTCTTCTTTcattaacaaaattcaaaattttaaatttttaaatatagttaacaaaatctaattataaaaataaaaaatacctaaattcatcttcaattacaaaaataaaaaatctataaatttagaaaaataagaaacaagaacaagaaaTAAGAAGGACTTTGCACCATATCCAAAAGGAGTGAGTAAATGTGAAAGAAGGCAATCTTAGAACCCTTGAGTGTGGCTTCAAATGAGTGAACTTTGGAGCTAAGCTTGGTGTTGTAGGCTTCACATTGTTGATTCTATTTTGAATTACACAAATGTTTTAACCAATTTGGGCATGGTAAGAAGCTGTTTATTATCACCATTAGTGGCAAGCATCCATAGGGGGGAAGACCTGTCACTATAATCCTCCTAGCTCCTCTTTTGTTAGggaaataagaaacaagaattaagaacaagaaatAAGAATAGATTAGGGAGATCCAGAACAAGAATAAAACCAACaataagaacaagaacaaaaattcagaaattcagAAATCTACAAAAAAGTAACAGCAATCCAAAATTccagaaataagaacaagaacaaaaccaACAATAAAAATTAGGAAATTAGAAATTATGATGATCAGATTCAACAACAACTAATAATCagattcaacaacaccaacaactaAAACATTATTCAAATCCAGAAataacaacatcaaattcaacaacaaaatcaacacACAACAACGATGAAATCAGAAAgtaacaaatcaaaatcagattagaagtagaagcagaagcaAACCCAGAAAAAGCTGAAAGCAGAAGACGAAGAAGCAAAAGCAGAAGCAGATCTAGAAGCAGAAAGTAGAGGAAGAATGAAGAAGCATAAGACGAAACAGAAACAGAGGCCAAAGCAAGAAACAGAAGCGGCGAGGTGCAGCAGCGAGGCAGCGAGCAGCAGCGGCGAAGAACAGTGGCGAGAACGCGGTGGTGAGGAGCAGCGGTGTAGAAGCAGAAGCTCTCTTCCTGGCTCGCGACGGCGACGGCAGCTCCAAGCCCtccccccttccccctctccttccCCCCACCCCGCGTCCTTTCCCTTTCTTCCCTCCCCATcgtgtcttttcttttttttttttataaaaaaggattatttataaaaaaaggaatttttgtcatttataaaaaaaattaattagaaagggtgattttaaaataaaatgtaacattaaggacgattctaaataaaaaattacaggaCGGTTTTAATTTTGACTCTCAACATTAggaaccaaaacaatacttattccTTTTTAAACacatttataagtattttaagaataaaaaataaattatgctgAATCATGTTATAattataattgttatttatcatttttagttttatacatttttataaataaaagattttTACTTCTTTTTAAGAGTTAGAATCCTTGTTAAACATTCTCttttaaaaatagtaatataaaCTCATTCGTTTTATTAAAATCTATAGAAAAAAGTTATTACTTATTTCCACCgtaacaataatatttttaaattatgcattttaataaaattttataattatatttatataaaaatattttttattatttaataataaattttaaaatttaattactcaaacaaaatatacttttaacGTGAATATTTTTATGAGAGtatgttttagtatttttattggaACAACGGTCTATTTTTAAAACATGTGTTAAATAATTTTTGAGTAACTgggatttttttataaataaataatttaattattttatttatcaaaatatttaatttgtaatttatttattaatttactttatatttatttattttatttattgtgtaaacaaaataattatgaatatatatagaatttaaaaaaaaatacacatatttcgtttacaatataaacaaaatacatttataaatattttatttacactCTAAATGAGTTATGTGTATTATTATTAAtcgtaattttttaataataatatacatatcttgtttataatataatatgaatatatctcatttatatgataaaaaagataaattaatatgttataaattaataaatacaatataaattacatattttaataaataaaataattcaattatttatttatagaaaaatCCTGAATAACTGACACGAGATTTTTTTTATACTCTTTGCACCGCAGTGTCAGAGCCCCGCTTGTGCCTTCAATTGTTCATGATTTCACGATGTGTACTGTACCGCTTGTGTCTCCAGTTGTTCACGATTTCACACTGGGTATTGTGTAAGCAACTAAGCAAACATCTAACACGTGTCTATTGGTGTTGTTCTCGTGTCATTGGCACAGGTCGTTGGAATGTTGCTCATTGTTTTTTCAGTTTTACGGTAAATTAGACGAATTTATAGTGATTTTTGttccaataaataaaaaaatattattttaaaaaataaattattttaaatttaagaaattattatttttctaaaaacatTCGACTTATAACTTTGTACTTTGTATATTTCTATCTACTCTGCAAACGATAACAATGATTGCCATTGTCAATCTTCTAATGTTTCTTCTCACCTAATCTGATATTTATCTGCAAACGATAATAATGATTGTCATTGTCAATCTTCCAATATTTCTTCTCACCTAATCTGATATTTATGAAGATATCTAGTGTAGTTCATCGGGAATACAacaaattcaccataaatcaaaaaacaaaaacgcatttaagaaattaaaattaaaatattttttgaaataatatttttttatttaatcaacttttaggtttttttaaagtttattttagagaaaatgacacttttcttttttgtaaaatgtttaaatgaattttttatttttaaaaacatttttcaataaaaattaaataacatatattttattttatttaatgaaaatattttttaataattattattataattatatatatattaataataataatataaaatacgtatttattattaatataataaagtaatttatttttaatattttaattttttatattttatgattaataataaaatattaaaaataaataaacttattactttaaccataaatatattattattattattattattattattattattattattattattattattattattattattattattattattattattattacataatataaaatattttaacttcttacatatttaatctaaattttttatatttcatgattaataatataaaattaaaaataaataaaatacattataataataaatatattttatattattagttttACTACTATTATAATGttaatgataatataaaatatatattactattagtgtgataaattttaattattttaaatatttttcatgaatcataaaatatataaaaaatttgaactaaacatttttgtaacaatttaaaatattaaaaataagtaaaaattcTTGAACTAATAAGaagtatatattttatgttagttttttaaaacaataaaataattatttttctctttttctgtagaattttattttttatataattttaaaatttttgcagttttatttaataatttaatttatttacccAAGGTTCACGTCAAAAACTTGTGCAATATATGTTTTaggtaaatatttatatataaaaataattatcactaatttatatatataaatgattattaaaaaatattctaattacATAGactaaaatatatgttatttaatttttgtaaaaataaaatatatttaaacatCTTACATGAAAAGAGTATCAACTAGTATTTTTACCGTGAAAAATCACGGGTATATTTAGACTAAAATTAACtatgataaaatataataaaaatatctaaaatatttaattgtaatgtagaataaaaataataaaaaaataacaaatagtagtaataaaaaaataaaatgctatTTTAAATTTGAGAAAATTTCTTTGAATATAATATTTGTTGTGCTACTTAAAACATGCCCTTCTTTGTTGTGAATAAGAATTTTCAACCCCTTCTTACTTCGAACACGAGATatagcaacataaagttgtcCGTGACTAAACACGGGTTTAGGAAGATACACTTCAACATTGCTAAGAGATTGTCCTTGACTTTTATTGATGGTCATGGCATATGAGACAACAATAGAAAATTGTCTCCTATCCAATTTAAAAGGCCACGGTGATTGAGAAGGAGACATGCACATGCGTGGGATTAAGACCTTTTTGCCAAGATAGCTTCCAACTAATACTTCTGCTTCTATAACATGATTAGATAACCTTATTATAATTAGCCTGGTGCCATTACATAAACTTGCAAATCGGTCTAGATTTCTTAAAAGCATTATAGAAATTCCAACCTTCAACTTCAAAGCATGATGAGGTAATCCTGAACATTGGAGGCTATTTAAAAATTCTGGAGTAAGTGTTTCAGTAGCATATTGTCTGCTTCCATAAGATTTGTCAACACTATCTGAACTCAAGTAAATTTTTTCATCTCCTGAAATTTTCATGATAATATATTGATTTACCTTCTCAACGACATCAAGCGTAGAACAAAGAATTGCTCGTGATTGCAACCAATTAGAATTCAAGTGATTTTCAAGAAGATTTGGATATATACAATCCACAATAGAACTAACAGGATCTTCAAAATTTGATATGAGCAACTCAGTAGGAATCATAATCTCAGAGATGCCATCATTAGGTCCACCTATATTACCATCTCCAACATTTAAGATCCATTGTGAAAACAAAGCCAATTCATCATTATTAGCATGTGAAGATTCATCTAATCTCATATTTTTTGTAAGTCTCAAAACACTACAATAGTCCCATATGTAAGAGGAACATATGCTTGCATTAACAATTTCTGTCCTGCCACCTCCAGGAATAACAGGAAGAATTTGTCTAAAATCTCCACCAAAAACCACTACCTTTCCACCAAAAGGCAaattagcattattattatttgtagatGACATAATGTCTCTTAAACTTTTATCAACTGCCTCAACACTATATCTGTGAACCATAGATGCTTCATCCCATAAGATaagctttgtttgctttaacaaCTCAGCTAGTTCACTATTTTGTTTAATATTACATACAGAATCCTCATGCACCATTAATGGTATAGCAAACCTAGAATGAGCTGTTCTACCTCCAGGTAGTAGCAAAGCAGCAATTCCACTCAATGCAACAGTAAGAACAATCATTCCTTGTGACCTTAAAAAAGAAGTCAAAACTATCCAGAGATAAGTCTTACATGTTCCTCTATGGCCATATACAAAGAATACTCCACCATTTTCTTTAGAAACTACTTCCACAATTTTCTCAAAAACaccttgttgttcttgtgttaaGGATGAGAATAATGTCTGAAATTCAtttttcaaattgttcttgtcataGTTTAGCTCCTTATAAATTAAACCATTTTGAAATTTCAGCCTCACAAAACATTTTGGAAAAGGCATATGAGGATATTCCTTTAAGCTTTTCCTATTATCTTGCAATATCATCTCAATTTCATATAAGCATCTTGTTTTTAGCTGATCATCAGTTAAAGATAAATctgcaaacaaaaagaaaaagcaatataagaacaaataaaatagTTATAGTAAGAAACATAATAtgaatcattaaaaaataaatttttattagaatcaAAGGAGAACCTGAATTTTTAGACAATTTTCTTTCATTATACAAAATATCATCAGATAGAAGTCTCCAAGTTTCTTCCTAAACATGTTCTGATCTGCTCACACTATTTGACATCAACATCACAGTGAAAAGCTTCCTTAGATAATCACCTAAACCCCAACATGAAGCTACTTTGATAGCTTCAATATATTCTCTATCATCATTAAGTAATCCCAAAGCAAAGCAAGCATCTCTAAAGCTATTGTGAATAACACCATTTGCACTTTTGATTTGGTCATAGTTGGTAGGACCTCGAACAAAATTCAACATCATTCGTAAATAAAATAACTCTCCACATGTTGGAGGTACATAATAAAGCCTTCCAATAGTATAGCCACACTTTCTTCTTGAccagattttttcttttttattataaacaaAGAATCTTGGAAATTCAGAATATGTCAACTCTTTAGCCTCCGAGTAATTGTTATTAGCATCCATCCATGCAGTAAACATTGATTGATCAATCCCGGGTTTTGACAGAATATCATCAATATCTTCACCATCTTCATATAGAATTGGATTCCGACTAGGCAAATGAAAGCTCAATCTCTGTAGAGCAGGTTCTCTAGAATGAATAGGGTATGCAAATATTCTCCAAACAGCTTCACATGGGGATATATATCTACAATCAAGATAGTTTTTTGTTTCATCAATAACTTTATTTGAGCATTCACTATCATCAGCATTATCTAAAATAGCAGTGACGCGATCGTAACCCTTGTTTATATATTTGAAGAGATACTTAATTGCTCTGCTCTGATTACACCACTCAACATTCATGTGTGCTTGATATTTCATTAGCAAAGAAGGATTATAAGGAACAACATAGCGATTATCTAGAGCCACATTTCCTTTTTCAGCATAACAACCAGTCTTTCTTCTTCTATATATTGGATACCCTTCAGCATCAATAGTTGTTAAATCAGCAAAAGACTTGGGATAGAACTTTGAACAACGACCTTCTTTCATGCATGATGAAAATATATTTACAGAACCGCATGGACCATGAAGCATAAAATTTTTTACAGCCTTGTACAACTCTGGATGCTCAAATTGATTAGGAATCTCAGCACAAATTACTTTATCTATATCTTTTGGATCTGGAAATTTGCTTAAAGAATCCAATAATATCAAAATATGAGCATATGGTAGACCTCGTTTCTGAAATTCAATTGTATGAACATCTGCACATAAATCATAATATAGTACATATTAGCAACTATAGATATACTTGATGTTCTTAAAAtagtatatacttttttttaatgtacACCTTACCAGCAACAACTTTACCAAAgaatctttcctttttcaaatatttaattaGCATATCAAGCTTTATTTTGAACATTCGACAAACAATGTCAGGACGGTCAACTGGTTTGAGATGTAAAGGGTCTAAGAGTCGCTTGATTTCTGGCCATTCTGAATTACATGTGAAAGTGATGAACAAATCTGGATAATCCAACATGGCCACAAATTGCAACACAATCATGGTATAAGCCATCCATATAACGCCTACCTCCTATAAAACTTGATGGCAAAACTATTCTTTTTCCTACACTTGAGCCACTTGTTTGACCTG
This window contains:
- the LOC112757200 gene encoding uncharacterized protein, encoding MSLSVKEFYRNFLKRDTPTVFLRGVTLDTSDTALEALLDIPHIPPARDAYTQIVKDVTTGKLSLDVVLKKIGLPEGGWEYSKGDKAFSLGIACTDQNPEARIWQQIIAEYILPSTHANHIRVRVAVLLWAILEEKRISILPLIRESMWKVNQQQKYNIPFPSMITKLAALSGVERRPTNRTSVFISKQPFLPYGDYDEPPQKKRKTTEPSSAAEPSAPPSAPALIYISRILPQPSQNAASRVTSVGLLLPFPLQRRPLPPTELLNHLLSSTVDDSIHHLTTASATSVSCNGHQENNFQFTYGDYFDFGDPISICQKCGALMWYDERNRKNRNYIIPEFSLCCSLGKVQLPFLTEPPEVLKELLYDYGSKHYKNFQNNIRAYNQMFAFTSSAGKVDSSINKGHRRAPTVYKISGENVHYIGSLMPMPGEKPKFARLYIYDTENEVNNRIAPFRSNDSEYAIDSEIVGKLQKMLDENNTLAKSFRMAKERFAGSNTEHVRLKLLSSREKDRRLYNLPDVSEVAALVVGDIDSLSSTKDIILERQDGRLKRINEIHVAYLGLQYPLLFPYGEDGYRIDIQHKIIGSLKPNKRSKLTMRQFFAFRLQTRKTEAPTILVSEKLFQQFVVDAYTMIESERFLYFRIHQKELRADDYKSLKNAKSTDLFITFTCNSEWPEIKRLLDPLHLKPVDRPDIVCRMFKIKLDMLIKYLKKERFFGKVVADVHTIEFQKRGLPYAHILILLDSLSKFPDPKDIDKVICAEIPNQFEHPELYKAVKNFMLHGPCGSVNIFSSCMKEGRCSKFYPKSFADLTTIDAEGYPIYRRRKTGCYAEKGNVALDNRYVVPYNPSLLMKYQAHMNVEWCNQSRAIKYLFKYINKGYDRVTAILDNADDSECSNKVIDETKNYLDCRYISPCEAVWRIFAYPIHSREPALQRLSFHLPSRNPILYEDGEDIDDILSKPGIDQSMFTAWMDANNNYSEAKELTYSEFPRFFVYNKKEKIWSRRKCGYTIGRLYYVPPTCGELFYLRMMLNFVRGPTNYDQIKSANGVIHNSFRDACFALGLLNDDREYIEAIKVASCWGLGDYLRKLFTVMLMSNNLSLTDDQLKTRCLYEIEMILQDNRKSLKEYPHMPFPKCFVRLKFQNGLIYKELNYDKNNLKNEFQTLFSSLTQEQQGVFEKIVEVVSKENGGVFFVYGHRGTCKTYLWIVLTSFLRSQGMIVLTVALSGIAALLLPGGRTAHSRFAIPLMVHEDSVCNIKQNSELAELLKQTKLILWDEASMVHRYSVEAVDKSLRDIMSSTNNNNANLPFGGKVVVFGGDFRQILPVIPGGGRTEIVNASICSSYIWDYCSVLRLTKNMRLDESSHANNDELALFSQWILNVGDGNIGGPNDGISEIMIPTELLISNFEDPVSSIVDCIYPNLLENHLNSNWLQSRAILCSTLDVVEKINIRLGEKKH